In Halovulum dunhuangense, the sequence TGTCCGGCCCTCTCGCTTTCGTGGACCGGTTCGCCCGCGGGATCGACGTGCTGTCGCGCTGGGTCATCGTCGTGATGATGGCGGCCATGGCGATCCTGGTCAGCCTTCAGGTGTTCTTCCGCTATGCGCTCAACTCCTCGATCGACTTCGCGGACGAGGCGTCGCGCTTCTTCTTCGTGGCGGCGATCTTCCTTGCGCTGCCCCATGGCATCCGCCGCGGCGTGCATGTGGGCATCGACCTGTTCGTGAACATGATGCCGCGCGGCCTGCACACGGTGCTGTTCCGCATCAGCGCGGCCGCCTCGGCGGTGCTGATGATCGTCATTCTCTGGACAGGCGCGATCGCCACCGCCGACAAGTGGAACGAACTCATGCCCACCCTGCCCGTGTCGGCGGGGCTCTACTACCTGCCGGTGCTGTTCACCGGCTTTCACGGCTTTCTGCACCTGGTCGTCCTTGCCGTCGGCGGGCCTGCCTGCATGACCACGGAGTCCGAGACATGATCTGGCTGGTCCTGGCCGTTTTCGGCTTTCTCGCCGTCATCGGCATGCCGCTCGCCTTTGCCCTGGGGTTCGCCGGGC encodes:
- a CDS encoding TRAP transporter small permease, with the protein product MTRLEGGPDLSGPLAFVDRFARGIDVLSRWVIVVMMAAMAILVSLQVFFRYALNSSIDFADEASRFFFVAAIFLALPHGIRRGVHVGIDLFVNMMPRGLHTVLFRISAAASAVLMIVILWTGAIATADKWNELMPTLPVSAGLYYLPVLFTGFHGFLHLVVLAVGGPACMTTESET